Part of the Woronichinia naegeliana WA131 genome, ATTCTTATCATCTAAGCGGCGATCGCCAATAACTCATTTAAGTGATTAATACGATGATCGGCATCCAAATCTTCCGGTAAACAACCAAAGCCATATTCCGCAAAAATTGTCGTTGCACCACAGGCGTTGCCCATGCGAATCCCCACCTCTGAATCTTCAACATGCAATAGGGTTTGATGATTATAATCCGCTAATAATTCCTGCATATAATTAGGGTCTGGCTTACTAAATTGGGAATCATCCGAGGCTTGCATTTTTTCGATCGCATCCCATAGTCCGATCCCTTTTAAAGCGGCTGTTTGAGTACGGCGATCGCCGGAGGTGCAGGCCAGAATGCGATAGCCCCTTTGGGTTAATTCTTCTAAAACCGTATTTGCTTCAGGCATCGGAGCCGCTAGACGGGGCAGGTGTTCTAGATAAAAGGGTTGTACATATTTGTTAAAGGTCTCTTGTATCTTTTCCTGGGGACATC contains:
- a CDS encoding HAD family hydrolase encodes the protein MTTAKIIVFDLDGVLIDSEEANYQAFAYGIEQVGLPRPDRQTVIDLVGFRATTMLEKLGCPQEKIQETFNKYVQPFYLEHLPRLAAPMPEANTVLEELTQRGYRILACTSGDRRTQTAALKGIGLWDAIEKMQASDDSQFSKPDPNYMQELLADYNHQTLLHVEDSEVGIRMGNACGATTIFAEYGFGCLPEDLDADHRINHLNELLAIAA